The Theobroma cacao cultivar B97-61/B2 chromosome 1, Criollo_cocoa_genome_V2, whole genome shotgun sequence genome contains the following window.
accataaaatatttttcttatttattaacGCGCAGTACAGCTTGCTGAATTCCTAATAACCGatgcttttttcttcttcgTCAAAGGGCTTCGACGCTTGCCTAGTCCCCATGACCATGGCCTCCCCAACTCGCGGCCAAGTGCTGCCTAAACCCATCTTCTTATCCTCTTTTTCGTCTTCCTTCATGCCCGGCATAGCCATTTCTTGTTCCATGGTTGGCCCTACAAATTCTTCTACAGTCATCAATGGTACAATCCAATCCGTGGACAATCATCGTCATCACGTTATAATTAGCACTTAATTAGCatagtgagttattttaatatttacttgtttcaaattaaaaaaaaaatagtaaacaCTTGAATATTTGACTCATTAattgatatataattttttatttaaaaaataaaatttaaatatatttttttaaattaaaaaaattaaaaaatagtgAAAACAGAATGTATGTTTGAATTTAATAGGCAGCAAAATGTTAGTAAACTTTTCGGTAATTTCAAAAAGGCATTAATTTAATGTAGTTTTTCAAAAGGAATTCTAAGTTAATATGCATTTATTAGACTTGAGTCAACGATTGTTTTCTACTTAATCAATTATTCATGATATGCTTTTTATTATACATTTAAAATGGATCCAgaacaaagaaacaaaatttacaaattaagGTAAAAGTCCTGATATGCTGTCACCACCAAGCCCAATGATTTTGTTGTGGTCCTCCTCCTATTTAATAGTAgcaatataatataataatgatCAATTAATGATTTGTTACCCACGTAAAATATGTATTatgcatatttatttatactcaaaatttagaatcaaatctaacttgttgatgaaagaaaataacGAAAAAACATTTGACTGTGTGGTTGATAACTATTTTGGAAATAGCAactaaattctttttcttgatttttggttGGCAATGGATTGTTGCGTAGTGGAAGGGACCTCCCTGGAGGAAAAATCCGGTATCAAATTTGACTTCTTATTCTATGCTTGAGTATTATCCGCATTTACTCATTATCAGTGGAAGAGCATGCGACGTGGCACTTAACACACCAACAAAGGACAAGGCCAACGTGACGAGGCCACTGATTGATACATACACATAGCCGGCCACTATCTTGCTTAATCACTGGCCATTGTTTTTGGAGGCAGAGATATATGGCGGTGGAAGAGGAGAGGCTGGTGAGCGGCGTCCGCCGAGGGGTTGGGCCGGGAATTGTTGAGGTGAATCCCAAGCCGCAAAAAGGGCTGAGTTCGAAGCTGATTGATTGGTTGGAGAAGTTGATAGTTAAGCTCATGTACGATTCTTCACAGCCTCAACATTATCTGTCTGGTAACTTCGCTCCCTCCCCCAACGAAACTCCTCCCACCAAAGATCTTCCTGTCAAAGGCCACCTCCCTGTAAGCAAATACTAACTACTAATACcactttacattttttaaccACCTGTTACAATCTTTCCGCTTATTCACATTGAAAGTCTCTGTTCGGTGGTTACGGAAGAGAAAGagtatattcttttttttattattattacttctTTTCTCTGACTAAAGGGTTTACCTTTACTGATTCTTTGGTGAAGTGGTTGAGACTGGATTGATTAAatggttttaattttgttcaatattCTATCATGTGCATGTCACtaatattttctattaattcCAGGAATGCTTGAATGGTGAATTTGTCAGGGTCGGGCCCAACCCGAAGTTTGCCCCTGTGGCTGCATATCACTGGTATCATATGTCCAACTcatctgtttttgttttgaatcaAGTTTCACTTTGATTTGTTAACCATGTACCCATCCTTTCTAATTccattgtttcttttttttaaattctctgCCTACAGGTTTGATGGAGATGGGTACGTTAACTTTGACACTAAACTATTTATGTAATATTACTCCATTTCACTGCAAATTTATTGCATTTTTACGTGGATGCTGCTCAAAATGCCAATCCAAACattgttctttgctttgttACTTTATTTAGTGCGCTATAGGAAACTGTTAATTTTGGAATTTGCAGAATGATTCATGGTATGCGCATTAAAGATGGAAAGGCAACATATGTCTCCCGTTTTGTGAAGACATCGCGTATTAAACAAGAAGAATATTTTGGAGGTTCTAAATTTATGAAGGTATACCTTGCAAGCTACCTTCTTGACAAGAAAAGGTTGAAAAAAGTGAGATTATTAGTTCTAATTAATGATTTGTTTTGTATACATTGCTGTGCTATTTACAGGGGAATTTGCTTCATAAATTAATGGGATATAAAGCATTGCAAAGTTGTACTGGCTATTTCTTATTTCCTTGAGCTGCTCTTAAGTGGTGTACCCTTATGAAATCTAAACAGTATTGGAACTACAATGACAGTTCCATGACTTTAAAAGAAGCGCTAGGATATTAATTTTAACTGTAGAAAACTTCTGTTTCAAATGCTTATCTAGGACATGTCATTGTTCTCTTCTTAGATATGTCATTTTGCAGGTTGGAGACCTTAAAGGGTTTTTTGGATTACTCATGGTCAACATACAGAAGCTGAGAGAAAAGGCTAAAGTGTTAGATTTATCATATGGATATGGGACAGGTAAATTTGTTGAGTCTGTTTCTACTGAAATGCAAGACAATGAATTGAATTCAAGATGTGAGCTTTCAGCAAGTTCTGTTATATGCATTTATGCTGGATCAGGGTTAGGTGCCAGTAATTGTATGCCCTTGTGTCTGTTACATATATCACTGGTAAAGATATGGCTGAATGATTCTAAGATCTCAATTTTATTTCCCCAAACCATCACATAAGGAAATATTAGTGAAAAACTGAGTGAGCTAGAATGGATTACATTCTTCATTCTGGTACATAGTTGATCTGGTGACCTTTGGGAGGTGTTACTGGGAGCTCCCAAAACTTATTTGTCCTTCAATTTATTCCATGAATCCGTGGCAGATGTATCCATCAAAATGCAGTCTGGAAACAACCCCACCCTAccctttcaattttttgttaatgCTCATCAATAGTTCACCTGTTTTAAAATGCTTATATTATTGATGTGAAAATCTGACCTGGCATATCATCTTTGCACAGCTAATACAGCTCTCATATATCATCATGGGAAACTTCTGGCACTTCAAGAGGCAGATAAACCttgtaattttttcttctgtctatcaatttccttttaagaaagaatgagGAGGGTTAAGGACACTACAATTTACATTTATTTgcaattctttttttgttttactggctatttttttcttcattgaaACTTGCACATTAAATTGTAATCCCTGTTGCAACAAGCAGATGTCCTTAAAGTTTTCGAGGATGGAGATCTCCAAACTcttggcatgcttgattatgaCAAGAGGCTGGCACATTCCTTCACTGCTCATCCGAAGGTTGATCCAGTCACAGGTAAGATCCACCATTTAAATAAGAAATCAGTAAATTATTAGTTAGAGAGTTGTAAAAGTGCTTTTGATTTATGAGATTTTTGCATGCAGGTGAGATGTTTACTTTTGGCTATTCACACGAGCCACCATATATCACATACAGAGTCATTTCAAAAGATGGTTTCATGCACGACCCAGTACCAATAACAATATCAGAACCAATCATGATGCATGACTTTGCGATTACTGAGAACTATGCAATTTTCTTAGATCTTCCTTTGTATTTCAGACCAAAGGTATGCCACTTTCTATCAGAATACCCCCTTTAAAAACTTTGTATAGGTTGGTATATAACTTGGGTTCCTAAAATGCTATTTGATTTCTCCTTAAAAACTTTTATGTTGGTGGGTAACTgaaattatgcatgggaactgATGGAATCTTGGCTTCTGATATCATTGTTGTGAATCATAATGATTACATCTTTTGATTGTTGACATTTAAATTTTCAGGAAATggttaaagaaaagaagatgatATTCTCATTTGATGCTTCAAAGAAGGCTCGTTTTGGTGTGCTTCCACGATATGCAAAGGACGACCTTCTAATCAGATGGTTCGAGCTTCCTAATTgctttatatttcataatgGTATTGTTTGCATTTTATCATTGTTTACGTTCCGAAACTTTCTTCTACgaaattaagatttattagATAGTTTCAGGTCATTAGTAGCTGGTACTTGTCGATTTGCATATTCTCATCGGTAACATTCACATTTAATCAGCTCTGGGAAGGAGTCACTTTCTATGTTTTATATGGTTATGTGGCTTATCAAGGACATCAAACATCACTAGCATCAACTTGTCCATGGACTTATTGATACCCATTTTAACTTCAGATTTCttccttgttttc
Protein-coding sequences here:
- the LOC18614622 gene encoding carotenoid 9,10(9',10')-cleavage dioxygenase 1, translated to MAVEEERLVSGVRRGVGPGIVEVNPKPQKGLSSKLIDWLEKLIVKLMYDSSQPQHYLSGNFAPSPNETPPTKDLPVKGHLPECLNGEFVRVGPNPKFAPVAAYHWFDGDGMIHGMRIKDGKATYVSRFVKTSRIKQEEYFGGSKFMKVGDLKGFFGLLMVNIQKLREKAKVLDLSYGYGTANTALIYHHGKLLALQEADKPYVLKVFEDGDLQTLGMLDYDKRLAHSFTAHPKVDPVTGEMFTFGYSHEPPYITYRVISKDGFMHDPVPITISEPIMMHDFAITENYAIFLDLPLYFRPKEMVKEKKMIFSFDASKKARFGVLPRYAKDDLLIRWFELPNCFIFHNANAWEEEDEIVLITCRLENPDLDLVSGEVKEKLDNFNNELYEMRFNMKTGLASQKQLSVSAVDFPRVNEYYTGRKQRYVYGTTLDSIANVTGIVKFDLHAEPEAGKPKIEVGGNVQGLFDLGPGRFGSEAIFVPREPGTTSEEDDGYLIFFVHDENTGKSSVNVIDAKTMSADPVAVVELPHRVPYGFHAFFVTEEQLHEQAK